A window of the Zeugodacus cucurbitae isolate PBARC_wt_2022May chromosome 2, idZeuCucr1.2, whole genome shotgun sequence genome harbors these coding sequences:
- the Hdgf_0 gene encoding DNA repair protein RAD51 homolog 1: MSYMREQETIDSTAVANCSVELEEEFGPVSITKLEVNGISGNDIKRLQEAGFHTVESVAFSPKKLLLQIRGFSETKADKILTEAVKLVPMGFTTATSIYQKRSEIVMLTTGSKELDKLLGGGIETGSITEMFGEFRCGKTQLCHTLAVTCQLPISRSGGEGKCLYIDTEGTFRPERLAAIAERFKLVKEEVLDNVACARAYNTDHQTQLLTQAAAMMVESRYALLVVDSATALYRTDYTGRGELSARQMHLARFLRLLLRLADEFGVAVIITNQVVAQVDSGPAMYAADTKKPIGGNIIAHASTTRLYLRKGRGETRICKIYDSPCLPESEATFAILPDGIGDAKE, from the exons atgtcATATATGCGGGAACAAGAAACCATAGACTCCACCGCTGTGGCAAACTGTTCTGTGGAGTTAGAAGAAGAATTTGGTCCTGTCTCAATTACCAAGTTGGAA GTTAATGGAATATCAGGCAATGACATCAAAAGACTACAAGAGGCTGGATTTCATACCGTGGAATCAGTAGCGTTTTCACCAAAAAAACTGTTGCTACAAATACGCGGATTCTCTGAAACAAAAGCTGATAAGATCCTTACAGAAGCAGTCAAGTTGGTACCGATGGGCTTCACCACTGCCACATCAATTTATCAAAAACGTTCCGAAATCGTTATGCTCACAACTGGTTCTAAGGAACTCGATAAATTACTGGGAGGAGGCATCGAAACAGGGTCCATTACTGAAATGTTTGGCGAATTTCGTTGTGGCAAGACACAGTTATGTCATACATTGGCTGTAACATGTCAATTACCAATCAGTCGTAGTGGTGGTGAAGGTAAATGCCTTTATATTGATACGGAAGGTACATTTCGACCGGAACGTTTAGCAGCCATTGCGGAACGATTCAAACTTGTTAAGGAGGAA GTACTAGATAACGTCGCCTGTGCTCGAGCCTACAACACAGATCATCAGACACAATTGCTGACACAAGCTGCAGCAATGATGGTGGAATCAAG GTATGCCCTGCTGGTGGTAGATAGCGCAACTGCTTTGTACCGCACGGATTATACGGGACGTGGTGAATTATCGGCACGTCAAATGCATCTGGCACGTTTTTTACGTCTATTGTTGCGTTTAGCTGATGAG TTTGGTGTCGCTGTAATTATAACGAATCAGGTGGTAGCTCAAGTTGATAGTGGTCCGGCAATGTACGCGGCGGACACTAAGAAACCTATTGGTGGAAATATTATCGCCCATGCTTCGACCACTAGACTATATCTGCGTAAAGGACGAGGTGAAACgcgtatttgtaaaatatacgaTTCCCCATGCTTACCCGAGAGTGAAGCGACATTTGCCATTTTACCCGACGGTATCGGTGACgcaaaagaataa
- the LOC105209489 gene encoding O-glucosyltransferase rumi-like — translation MNLLFWCLVLITNNCFAQSTVGDSDFSNACTAESIENCSHLDIDNNNIIENEVRTSLKSYVPCADEDDTDCNCYSDVILNDLKPYQKGITKQMLNNTAKYGTRYKILNQQLFRDKECMFPARCSGIEHFLLKLLPALPDMDMVVNTRDWPQVLTGLGSRIGPIFSFSKTSDYLDIMYPAWTFWAGGPAISLHPTGIGRWDLLRDSISKAATKTPWSEKLPLVFFRGSRTSDERDALVLLSRRRPDLVDAKYTKNQAWKSPKDTLNAEPAKEVLLEDHCQYKYLFNFRGVAASFRFKHLFLCNSLVFHVGDEWKEFFYFALKPWVHYVPLKSYPSEKEIENILTFFQNHDDLAREISERGSQFISQHLRMQDIECYWKNLLLSYGKLITFKVESDTELVQIKPPGDKSNKKQEL, via the exons atgaatttattgttttggTGTTTGGTTTTAATAACCAATAATTGTTTTGCACAATCAACAGTTGGAGACAGTGACTTTAGTAACGCATGTACTGCAGAAAGCATAGAAAATTGTTCACATTTGGATATTGATAACA ACAATATCATAGAAAATGAAGTAAGGACATCTCTAAAATCATATGTTCCATGTGCAGATGAAGATGATACGGATTGTAATTGCTATAGTGATGTTATACTAAATGATTTAAAACCATATCAAAAAGGTATCACTAAGCAAATGCTAAACAATACTGCAAAATATGGTACACGATACAAAATTTTGAACCAACAACTATTTCGCGACAAAGAATGCATGTTCCCCGCACGATGCAGTGGTATTGAACATTTCCTATTAAAACTTTTACCCGCACTACCAGATATGGATATGGTAGTAAATACACGAGATTGGCCACAGGTTCTGACTGGACTTGGCAGCAGAATTGGACCAATATTCTCATTCTCTAAAACAAGTGACTATTTAGACATCATGTATCCAGCATGGACATTTTGGGCTGGCGGTCCTGCAATTTCTCTTCATCCAACTGGTATTGGTCGTTGGGATTTATTGCGTGATAGCATATCCAAAGCTGCAACAAAAACACCATGGTCTGAAAAGCTACCACTCGTATTTTTTCGTGGATCCCGCACATCCGATGAACGCGATGCTCTAGTTCTCCTATCACGTCGCAGACCCGACTTAGTTGAtgcaaaatataccaaaaaccaAGCCTGGAAGTCTCCTAAAGATACACTTAACGCTGAGCCTGCGAAAGAAGTTTTGTTAGAAGATCATTGTCAATATAAATATCTCTTCAATTTTAGAGGAGTGGCTGCTAGCTTTCGTTTCAAACATTTGTTTCTTTGCAACTCTTTAGTATTCCATGTAGGCGATGAATGGAAAGAATTTTTTTACTTCGCACTAAAGCCATGGGTGCATTACGTGCCTCTTAAGAGTTATCCCAGTGAAAAAGAGATAGAgaacattttaacttttttccaaAACCATGATGATCTAGCTCGTGAAATTTCTGAACGCGGATCGCAGTTTATTTCACAGCACTTACGCATGCAAGACATCGAGTGCTATTGGAAGAATCTCTTACTATCATATGGAAAGCTAATCACTTTTAAGGTTGAAAGTGATACTGAACTTGTACAAATTAAACCTCCAGGAGACAAGTCCAACAAGAAGCAGGAACTataa
- the LOC105209484 gene encoding mitochondrial intermembrane space import and assembly protein 40 encodes MSYCKVFGKDKVFFVTKEDHATPSTIELPPPEPPQGLITSDGEINWSCPCLGGMATGPCGVEFRDAFSCFHYSKADPKGSDCFEAFRSMQDCFTQYPTVYNKSTGNDEDDEEGGLNMPTLEEEAAKEPSSFAPSVEGTAVLTKKEN; translated from the coding sequence ATGTCGTACTGCAAAGTATTTGGCAAAGACAAAGTTTTCTTCGTCACCAAAGAGGATCATGCAACACCCAGCACCATTGAGCTGCCACCACCAGAACCACCACAAGGTCTTATTACCAGTGATGGCGAAATTAATTGGAGTTGCCCTTGTCTAGGAGGCATGGCTACAGGTCCATGTGGTGTTGAATTTCGTGATGCATTTTCTTGCTTCCATTATAGCAAAGCAGATCCTAAGGGCTCTGATTGTTTCGAGGCTTTTAGATCAATGCAAGATTGCTTTACGCAGTATCCTACAGTATACAATAAATCTACTGGTAATGATGAAGATGACGAAGAGGGCGGACTGAACATGCCAACTTTGGAGGAAGAAGCTGCGAAAGAACCCTCAAGTTTTGCCCCTAGTGTGGAAGGAACGGCAGTACTTACCAAAAAGGAGAATTAA
- the LOC105209482 gene encoding uncharacterized protein LOC105209482 — translation MTNYFHLDVELKLRDEEKAVVTPAYFLGSIEESLQSFFGEIGGQTDLQVIKFDKNQKRAILRVNEEFVTRTRSAITLIGHYQDIPCHFLIKNTSKEKLDF, via the exons atGACAAACTATTTTCACTTGGATGTGGAATT GAAACTACGCGACGAAGAAAAAGCTGTTGTTACACCTGCCTACTTTCTTGGCAGCATAGAGGAATCActtcaaagtttttttggtgAAATTGGAGGGCAGACCGATTTACAAGTGATAAAATTTGACAAGAATCAAAAACGAGCAATTCTCCGAGTAAACGAGGAATTTGTGACACGCACTCGCTCAGCAATTACATTAATTGGGCATTATCAAGACATTCCTTGCCATTTCTTAATAAAGAATACATCTAAGGAGAAGCTGGACTTTTAA
- the LOC105209488 gene encoding chromobox protein homolog 3, translating into MVRTVKETGFVVEKIVDKRITPEGKVEYFIKWRGYPSAENTWEPEENCDCPALIQKFEESRAKSKKRGEKKPKVEEIQKPRGYDRGFAMEQIVGATDETGDVSYLIKWQFCDELDLVAGEEVRQKNPEFVIDFFERRSPFQRVINERLLGVPDELRVMNMNELKAPAGNPEPATSTSETAATDGTSNLLAGDVTQHNANESTGSVDSAAVSYSIPVPGVGNIAIDVPILDSSAL; encoded by the exons ATGGTACGTACAGTTAAGGAAACGGGTTTTGTTGTCGAAAAGATTGTCGACAAACGGATAACACCGGAAGGAaaagttgaatattttattaaatggcgTGGATACCCTAG TGCGGAGAATACTTGGGAACCAGAGGAAAATTGTGATTGTCCAGCTTTGATACAAAAGTTTGAAGAATCCAGAGCAAAGTCAAAGAAACGTGGCGAAAAGAAGCCGAAGGTTGAGGAGATTCAAAAACCGCGCGGATATGATCGTGGTTTCGCAATGGAACAAATTGTTGGTGCCACTGATGAGACCGGTGACGTATCGTATCTAATTAAGTGGCAATTTTGCGATGAGCTTGATTTGGTTGCTGGAGAGGAAGTAAGGCAGAAGAACCCCGAATTCGTAATTGATTTCTTTGAAAGACGGTCACCTTTCCAACGTGTTATAAATGAACGTCTGTTAGGTGTTCCAGACGAACTACGAGTTATGAATATGAATGAACTGAAAGCACCTGCAGGCAATCCGGAACCAGCAACTTCCACTTCCGAAACTGCCGCAACGGATGGAACTAGTAATTTATTGGCGGGCGATGTAACCCAACATAACGCTAACGAAAGTACCGGTAGTGTTGATAGCGCCGCTGTATCCTATTCTATTCCAGTACCTGGAGTTGGTAACATAGCCATCGATGTACCAATTCTAGATAGTTCAgcactataa
- the LOC105209486 gene encoding PC4 and SFRS1-interacting protein, producing the protein MGKEKKQFNIGDLVFAKVKGYPAWPAKITKYNNKKYSVYFYGTGETANIKVEDLFQYAESKEKFATDKNLKRSNFREAIEQIEAALIGEDSAPIDLPEAAAVADELLDDGIDGFADVTADDSQIQENAAQDTVEQVADSGATNMDESLPIKPKEEKQVPVVTSTTDNAELVSRSGRKIKTKRYIDEVHEGPNLSHSPPSKKKVPAEGIGADTKKSAKKSSSSSKPTATITPTVKTSAGNKSEVYNNLLLAFVPPAKCVGIKLDYGKPESFATPAERTKWEEKSRKEAGDLKEKLEIGQIKLDAVKDRVIINPPRSKIHQDAASRFTNQMIEQEDALFVERDFIQMSQQLRESLGLKSADVNRCVELLKQYKDFELSQLMLLRNPDCVDIIRRLRRYVGNLKEWSLSAEEENEFRTKAEVIRNEAIVIYNYFKKIFKIPADQQFWEPFCDQVKTYKECTKHISEQNRITMSEKTYMSVLANFKKDGKSAQDKGADLKSDAEKENTNEDIQADANEKTNQSDTETDRTEMDESNVNTESNILEAVEA; encoded by the exons aTGGGCAAGGAGAAGAAGCAATTCAACATTGGAGATTTAGTTTTCGCTAAGGTGAAGGGCTACCCGGCATGGCCCGCTAAGATAACTAAGTATAACAATAAAAAGTACAGCGTGTACTTTTATGGAACTGGCGAGACAGCCAACATTAAAGTGGAAGATCTCTTTCAGTATGCCGAGAGTAAGGAAAAATTTGCTACCGATAAAAATCTTAAACGTTCAAATTTTCGCGAGGCTATTGAACAGATAGAGGCAGCTCTGATTGGGGAAGACTCTGCACCAATCGATTTACCGGAGGCTGCAGCTGTAGCAGACGAATTGTTAGATGATGGAATTGATGGATTTGCGGATGTCACTGCTGATGATTCGCAAATACAAGAAAATGCGGCTCAGGATACAGTAGAGCAGGTTGCTGACTCTGGGGCAACAAATATGGATGAATCGTTACCAATTAAACCAAAAGAAGAAAAGCAGGTTCCAGTAGTGACATCTACTACTGATAACGCTGAATTAGTCAGTCGCAGTGGGCGCAAAATCAAAACGAAACGGTACATTGATGAAGTGCATGAGGGCCCCAATCTATCTCATTCGCCACCATCGAAGAAAAAAGTACCAGCAGAAG gTATTGGCGCAGATACGAAAAAATCTGCTAAAAAGTCGAGCAGTTCCTCTAAGCCAACGGCTACCATAACGCCAACCGTGAAAACTTCGGCTGGTAACAAAAGTGAAGTGTACAACAACCTCTTATTAGCTTTCGTACCACCAGCTAAATGTGTTGGCATCAAATTGGATTATGGAAAACCAGAATCATTCGCCACACCGGCCGAACGTACTAAATGGGAAGAGAAGTCGCGAAAAGAAGCTGGAGACTTGaaagaaaaattggaaattggCCAAATAAAATTGGATGCGGTAAAAGATCGTGTGATTATAAATCCTCCAAGGTCAAAAATACATCAAGATGCTGCCAGCAGATTTACTAACCAAATGATAGAGCAAGAAGATGCGCTTTTTGTTGAACGTGATTTCATACAAATGTCGCAGCAATTGCGTGAGAGTTTGGGCCTAAAGAGCGCCGACGTTAATCGGTGTGTCGAGTTGCTTAAGCAGTATAAAGATTTTGAATTATCACAATTAATGCTACTACGCAATCCAGATTGTGTGGACATTATAAGACGTTTACGCCGCTATGTTGGCAATTTAAAAGAATGGTCTTTGAGTGCTGAGGAAGAAAATGAATTCAGAACTAAAGCAGAAGTTATACGCAATGAGGCAATtgttatttacaattatttcaaaaaaatatttaaaattccagCTGATCAACAATTTTGGGAGCCTTTCTGTGATCAAGTAAAAACCTACAAGGAGTGCACAAAACATATTAGCGAGCAAAATCGTATTACAATGAGTGAGAAAACCTATATGAGTGTACTTGCTAATTTTAAAAAGGATGGAAAAAGTGCACAGGATAAAGGTGCAGATTTAAAAAGTGATGCTGAGAAGGAAAACACAAACGAAGATATCCAAGCGGATGCTAACGAAAAAACAAACCAGAGCGACACCGAAACTGACAGAACAGAAATGGACGAGTCCAACGTAAACACAGAAAGCAATATACTAGAAGCTGTAGAGGCTTAA
- the LOC105209487 gene encoding mitochondrial GTPase 1, protein MSFREAYKLVTKQAIRWFPGHMGKGLKQMQQKLRSVDCIVEVHDARIPFSGRNPEFQHTISGGAKPHILVLNKKDLTDIREQRKIVKELQEREGIEHVIFTNSKNQQCTGIKRMLPLAHTLISNSDRYNRAGLKEASIMIIGVPNVGKSSLLNVLRNKNLRKKSATQVGNKAGVTRSVMERIKISEDPLIYMIDTPGILEPRITDDEMGMKLALVGCLPDHLVGEELIADYLLYWMNKNHRYEYVKEVGLENPTDHITEVLVSYAKGLGAERKYKNLDGQIVNIPDIMVAARRFIKIFRSGAFGGVNLDR, encoded by the coding sequence ATGTCTTTCCGGGAGGCATATAAATTAGTCACCAAACAGGCAATTCGCTGGTTTCCTGGACACATGGGCAAAGGATTAAAGCAGATGCAACAAAAATTAAGGTCCGTGGATTGTATAGTAGAAGTACATGACGCCCGTATTCCCTTTTCAGGGCGAAATCCGGAATTCCAACACACTATATCTGGTGGAGCGAAACCACAtatacttgttttaaataaaaaggatCTCACTGACATACGTGAACAACGGAAGATAGTTAAAGAGCTACAAGAACGTGAAGGCATTGAACATGTTATATTTACTAATAGCAAAAATCAGCAATGCACCGGCATCAAACGTATGTTACCCTTAGCGCATACATTGATATCTAACTCGGATCGATATAATAGAGCTGGATTAAAGGAGGCGAGTATCATGATAATAGGTGTACCAAATGTTGGCAAAAGTTCGCTCTTAAATGTGTTACGGAATAAAAATTTACGCAAGAAAAGTGCAACACAAGTTGGCAATAAAGCTGGTGTTACACGTTCTGTTATGGAACGCATTAAAATTAGTGAAGATCCTTTAATATATATGATTGATACACCCGGAATTCTCGAGCCACGCATAACGGATGATGAAATGGGTATGAAACTAGCTTTAGTGGGGTGCTTGCCAGATCATTTAGTTGGTGAAGAACTGATAGCAGATTACCTGTTATATTGGATGAACAAAAACCACCGGTACGAATATGTTAAAGAAGTGGGATTAGAAAACCCTACAGACCACATTACAGAAGTTTTAGTGTCGTATGCCAAAGGTCTAGGTgcagaaagaaaatataaaaacctcGATGGACAAATAGTAAATATTCCGGACATTATGGTAGCAGCACgtagatttattaaaatttttcgaagtgGTGCCTTCGGAGGGGTTAATTTAGACagatga